Proteins encoded by one window of Hypanus sabinus isolate sHypSab1 unplaced genomic scaffold, sHypSab1.hap1 scaffold_199, whole genome shotgun sequence:
- the LOC132387566 gene encoding gastrula zinc finger protein XlCGF26.1-like isoform X1 produces the protein MAHQRVHIGEKPFTCSVCGKGFTQPSTLQSHQRVHTGERPFTCAECGKGFTKSSTLLVHQRVHTGEKPFSCSVCGKRFTQSSHLQSHQRVYTGEGPFTCSECGKRFTYSSTLQSHQRVHTGEKPFTCSECGKRFTYSSTLQSHQRVHTGEKPFTCSVCGKGFTQSTHLQRHQRVHTGEKPFTCSECGKRFTDSSALQKHQRFHTGEKPFTCSECGKRFTDSSTLRKHQRVHTGEKPFTCLECGKRFTQLFNLQRHHRVHTGEKPFTCSVCGKRFTDLSTLLRHQRVHTGERPFTCSECGKGFTRSSHLLAHQQVHIGEKPFTCSVCGKGFTQSSNLQRHHRVHTGEKPFICTVCGKRFTDPSTLLSHQRVHTGEKPFICSECGKRFTDSSTLRNHQRVHTGEKPFTCSVCGKGFTQSSHLQRHQRVHTGEKPFTCSECGKRFTDSSALLCHQRVHTGEKPFTCSECGKRFTDTSTLRKHQRIHTGEKPFNCSECGKRFTQLSNLQRHHRVHTGEKPFTCSVCGKRFTDLSTLLSYQRVHTGERPFTCSECGKGFTQSSQLLEHVNS, from the coding sequence atggcacaccagcgtgttcacattggggagaagccattcacctgctcagtctgtgggaagggattcactcagccatccaccctacagagtcaccagcgagttcacactggagagaggcctttcacctgcgcagaatgtgggaagggattcactaagtcatccaccttactggtacatcagcgagttcacactggggagaagccattcagctgctcagtctgtgggaagagattcactcagtcatcccacctacagagtcatcagcgagtttacACCGGGGaggggccgttcacctgctcagaatgtgggaagagattcacttattcatccaccctacagagtcatcagcgagttcacactggggagaagccgttcacctgctcagaatgtgggaagagattcacttattcatccaccctacagagtcatcagcgagttcacactggggaaaagccgttcacctgctcagtctgtgggaagggattcactcagtcaacccacttacagagacaccagcgagttcacactggggagaagccgtttacctgctcagaatgtgggaaaagattcactgattcatccgcaCTACAGAAGcatcagcgatttcacactggggagaaaccgttcacctgctcagaatgtgggaagagattcactgattcatccaccctacggaagcatcagcgagttcacactggggagaagccgtttacctgcttagaatgtgggaagagattcactcagttattcaatctacagagacatcatcgagttcacactggggagaagcctttcacatgctcagtctgtgggaagagattcactgatctatccaccctactgaggcatcagcgagttcacactggagagaggccgttcacctgctcagagtgtgggaagggattcactcggtcatcccacctactggcacaccagcaagttcacattggggagaagccattcacctgctcagtctgtgggaagggattcactcagtcatccaatctacagagacatcatcgagttcatactggggagaagccattcatctgcacagtctgtgggaagcgattcactgatccatccaccctactgagtcatcaacgagttcacactggggagaagccgttcatctgctcagaatgtgggaagagattcactgattcatccaccctacggaatcatcagcgagttcacactggggagaagccattcacctgctcagtctgtgggaagggattcactcagtcatcccacctacagagacaccagcgagttcacactggggagaagccgttcacctgctcagaatgtgggaagagattcactgattcatccgccCTACtttgtcatcagcgagttcacactggggagaagccgttcacctgctcagaatgtgggaagagattcactgatacaTCCACCCTACGGaagcatcagcgaattcacactggggagaagccgtttaactgttcagaatgtgggaagagattcactcagttatccaatctacagagacatcatcgagttcacactggggagaagccgttcacgtgctcagtctgtgggaagagattcactgatctatccaccctactgagttatcagcgagttcacactggagagaggccgttcacctgctcagagtgtgggaagggattcactcagtcatcccaactactggaacACGTCAATTCATAG